One Coffea arabica cultivar ET-39 chromosome 5c, Coffea Arabica ET-39 HiFi, whole genome shotgun sequence DNA window includes the following coding sequences:
- the LOC113689302 gene encoding zinc finger BED domain-containing protein RICESLEEPER 1-like → MYSSPFNSFQGSSSSPVMEQNNEDVEQLNYNKGKADEMSEEEIEMIEDESNEGGQKVDGDEGVSPFEKSKGRRNPGIENKVSSIIVDNVSYNDMCIRRLREDFSLRKRLNIGENFFHVRCCAHILNLLVQDGLGQLGSVIDVVREWIKWNITYLMLALGLEFKDVFPRYADIDSRFHHVPTNFEWMKVEEVCKFLGIFHEITDMISGSEYPTANIFLVELYRIKELLNKKALDPYEHIRAMAGSMSTKFDKYWGKSNVLLSLGAILDPRYKMFLINHAFLVIYGEDATPRFVAEIRDILYEFYNEYIDCHIVSHSEQQQRQVVKRRQNEGSSSSSKKASKIIGPAILTGKEKFHMHVSEINRAPPEKSDLVVYLEESRYACDANANLDVLA, encoded by the exons ATGTACAGCTctccattcaattcatttcaAGGTTCATCATCAAGTCCTGTGATGGAGCAAAATAATGAAGACGTGGAACAATTGAACTATAACAAAGGAAAAGCTGATGAGATGAGTGAAGAAGAGATAGAAATGATAGAAGATGAGAGCAATGAAGGAGGACAGAAAGTAGATggagatgaaggagttagtccttttgagaaaagcaaaggaagaagaaatccA GGGATTGAGAATAAGGTTTCAAGCATAATTGTTGATAATGTTTCATACAATGATATGTGCATTAGGAGACTTAGAGAGGATTTTTCTCTAAGAAAGAGATTAAATAttggagaaaatttttttcatgTTAGATGTTGTGCACATATACTTAATCTCTTAGTGCAAGATGGTCTTGGTCAacttggtagtgtgattgatgTTGTTAGAGAATGGATAAA GTGGAATATCACATATTTGATGTTAGCTTTGGGTTTAGAGTTCAAGGATGTCTTTCCAAGATATGCAGACATTGACTCCAGATTTCACCATGTTCCTACTAATTTTGAGTGGATGAAAGTGGAAGAAGTGTGCAAATTTCTAGGAATATTTCATGAAATCACTGATATGATTTCTGGATCCGAGTATCCAACAGCTAACATTTTTCTTGTGGAGCTCTATAGGATTAAAGAGCTTTTAAATAAAAAAGCTCTTGACCCTTATGAGCATATTCGAGCTATGGCTGGAAGTATGTCTACTAAATTTGATAAGTATTGGGGGAAAAGTAATGTGCTGCTATCTTTGGGTGCAATTTTGGATCCGAGATACAAAATGTTTCTTATTAATCATGCTTTTCTGGTGATTTATGGTGAGGATGCAACTCCTAGATTCGTGGCTGAAATTAGAGACATTCTTTATGAGTTTTACAATGAATATATTGATTGTCACATTGTTTCCCATTCTGAACAACAACAGAGGCAGGTTGTAAAAAGGAGACAAAATGAAGGTTCTAGTTCTTCTAGTAAGAAAGCTAGTAAAATAATTGGACCAGCCATTTTAACTGGTAAAGAAAAGTTTCACATGCATGTTAGTGAAATTAACAGGGCTCCACCagaaaaatcagatttggttgtTTATTTAGAGGAAAGTAGGTATGCTTGTGATGCAAATGCGAATCTGGATGTTTTGGCTTAG